The genomic segment AGAAAAACGATATGGGAATCCTCAAATTACAGAATTGTATTCCCTTGAGCTCCCCAATAGTGATGAGGACACCGAGCCAGATGATCGTTTTAATCAAACAATTGAAAAATTTCCAGCAGACGGTAAAATCGAAGAATTGGTAGTCTCAACCTCAACTAATCTGATGTATCTCACTGTAAAAAGCGGCTCAACCGAACTTCTCATGGAAATCGATGTTATGAAAAACGTTCGCACACTTAGCAAATCTGGTGAGTCCATCGATAATATGGCCGCCTCGGATCGATACGGTACACTTTTAATTGACAGTAAGGTGGGGAGTACCCAACAAGTAGTTGCCTTGGACGGTGGAAAGCGAATCATTATTTCTAAGAACACTAATGATAGGATCTTGGGAATTAGAGCTGGGAGTGTCTATATAGGCGAGGTTAAAAACAATAAACTTGTTAAAATCAAAACTACGGAAGACCTCTCAAACTTGACAAGTAATCCATCCCTCAAAACCAAGTGGGAAGGTTCTATTCCTTTTGACGATAACGAACGAATGATAATAGGGGCTCAAGGACAAGTGGTTGTTTATGATCATCAAACTGCCTATATAGTCACTAATGGGAACTTGACAGAGGTCAAATTACACGGAGATGAGAATTATGTCTCGGTTGATGGGGCAGAGCTCATACAACTCACTAAGCAAGGAACATCCACTCTCGTGGAATTGCAGCCCCTTAAATCGTAACGAAACCTCTTTGAATTCGTTTGTTAAAGTCTCAATTTATTCCAAATTGATAGTATTAAGAAAAGGAACGCACTTGCGTTCCTTTTGTATGTCACAATGGAGAACATTCTAGCCCGATGGCACGGTTGAAATTTTAGTGCCAAGAGGCTCTTGAAATAGATTGCCTATCTTCTTAAGAAGATGGGCTTGGAGAACTCTTCAAGGCTTTTAGTTGGGTTTCCAGACTGTCCAGCAAGGTGCGCATTTGATTCATCTGATCAATTATTGAAGTTAAGTTCGTTGTATTTAAGGCTTTGGTTGGTGATTCAGCCGAAGGGGGTGAAACGGGAGTTGGGGCGCTTTGTCCAGGTGTAGTTGGTTGAGGCGTTCCTTCCCCAAAAAGTTGTGTTAAAGCTGAACCTAAATTATCGGACATTACCAAATGATCTTGATAGGCAAGCACAATTCGCTTCATTTCGGGGATACTACCTCCTTTATCAGATTGCAGATAAATAGGTTCTACATAAAGGAAGTTTCCGCCGATCGGGAGAGCTAAGAGATTTCCACGAACTACGCTTGAGCCTTTTTGATCCCACAAGGATAGCTGTTTTGAAATTTCTGGGTCTTGATCTATGCGAGATTCGATTTGCAGTGGACCGTCAATTTCTATGTTCTTAGGCAGTTTGTAAAGTAATAGCTCGCCATAATGTTCTCCATCCATTCGGGCTGCCATCCACGAAACCATGTTGTTCCGAGTATTTGACGCACTTGATGCGGGTGTAAAAGGAAGCATCAGCACGAATTCCGGCTTATCTTCACCAGGAATTTTCATAATAGTGTAATAGGGAGCTACGTTTTGGGGTTTTGCATCAAAGAGCTCTTTGGCGATATCCCAGGCATCTTCTTTATTGTAGAAAACTGATGAGTTTGTCATATGAAATGTTCTAAGCATATTGCTTTGAACGTTAAACAACGTTTCAGGGTAACGAAGATGGCTCTTTAAACTAGAGGGCATGCTCGCTAAGTCTTTAAACACGTCTGGGAAAATTTTACTATAAGTTTTTAAGACTGGATCCTTAGGATCGACGGAGTAAAAATCGACTGTCCCATCATTCGCATCCACAATTACTTTAACTGAGTTTCTGATGTAGTTAAACCCTTGGTCAGAGAACTCATTGGAGTAAGGAAGAGCATTGGATGTTGTGTATGCATCAATAATCCATTTTAAACGGCCACTATCGATTACCATATAAGGGTCCGAATCATAGCTTAAGAAAGGCGCTAGCTTCTGAACCCGTTCTTTGATATTTCGGTACACAAGCATCTTACTATTTGAGGTCACTTCTTTGGCTAGGTAGAATCGAAACGTTCCGTGTCTGAGTGAAAGCATCAGCTTATTAAGAGGAGTTAATTGTATTCCAGTCTTACCCTGGTAGGAGGTCTCTGCGTTAGTATCCCCTTGGGGGTAATCAAATTCTTTTACGGAGGTATCTGCTACAACCCAGTCATTTGTTCGCTCGCCATAATAGATGCGAGGCTCAGCCATCTTGAATTCTGGAAACTCACTGGTAGGGGGAACGTCTTTGATAGCAAAGGAGGGAAGTCCCTCAGACGTAACAGCGTTAGCAAACGAAGCGGCTACTCCATACCCATGTGTATACTTGAAGCGCATGTTCACAAATGTTTGCGCTTTGGGATCCAAATCGGGAGTTGAAATTTCACGTGGCCCCATCATGACCTGTCTATAGTCTCCATTGACCATATAACGATCAATATCGATGTCATTAAATTTGTAATACAGACGAATTCCTTGTTTCTGAGTGTAGGTTTGCAGCATGGGGCGAGTATCGTTAAGCCGGATGTTGTTAAGTGTCCCTTGATCATCCTTTAAAGTACTCAGTGTAATGGGTGTGTTACCTGGATAGCTTATCTCAGTAATACGGTCTAATCCATATCCAAATCTCGTCAAATCTAGCTCATGTTGGATATAAGGTTGCTCTTTGTTCAGCTCATTTGGAATGACGACAAACGATTGAAGAAACGCAGGTAAAATACCATATAGTACAATTCCTGTGGCAAATATACTAATAATCGGAACTGTCAACAAGCGTGAATCTTTAAACCTCAATGAGATACAAGCCAAGATAAATCCGAAAACACTAATGACGATTAAAATTTTAAGCGCAGGAAGTGTAGCCGTTAAGTCAGTGTATCCGGCCCCAACAACATGTCCATGAGCAGAGTAAAGCAATTGGAAAATGTTGAGGTAATATCCAAACGCTTTTAATGCAAAGAGGATCCCAATCAATAATGCCAAGTGCCGACGAGCTCCTGCTCCCATTTCAACGGCACCACTTCGCCAAAGCTTACTTGAGTGAAACCGTATAACACCGGTAACGACATAAAAAATTGCCGTAAACAAGGCGAGTAAGAACAAGGGACCAAAAAACGCATTGAATAAGGTCTTTAAGAAAGGCAACTTAAAGAAGTAAAATGACAAATCCTTGCCGAAAATTGGATCAACTTGACCGAAAGATGATGCTTGAGTGAATGATAATACATCCAACCAGCCGGTGAACCCTGCTACAAAACTAACACCAAAACTCACTACAGCGGAAATAACAAGTAACCAAATCGTAACTCTACGCTGACTTAGGCTTAAAACCGGACGGTTCATATCTTGTACTAGACGCAAACGTAGACGTAACCGTTCGTTAACGAAGGTTACAATGGAATGGCGAATTGAAAAGAGGGTCCCTGCAATAAATATAAAAAGAATGGTGCCATTTACCGCTTGAAAAAGCGATTTGCTTAGCAGTGGAGTCCAAAACAACTGAGTATATCCGAGATCTTTAAACCATAACCAATCTTCGAATAAGCCACTCGACGCAGTCAATAACCCAATTAATAAGATTAGGCCAACAAAAAACTTAAAAAAACGGTGCAACTATGATTCCTCCCTTTTAACAACTAGCAACTGACTTAAGACTGAAGCCATTATACCAGCTAAAAACTAGTATTATTATATTCTTCCCGGTTAAAGAAAATCCCTTCATTCATTAATACGGAATTTAAACCGAATTCTTTTTAAATATGGAGAAAATATGGTATACTATTTGCAAAATACCCTGAAGGGGTATCTTTCGTGCGGAAACATAATAGAGGAGTGGAAAGTTATGTATGACGTTGTTATTATTGGTGCGGGTCCTGCGGGCCTAACAGCTGGTATATATGCTGCGCGGGGGGGGCTAAAAACCGTCATCGTGGAATTGGCAATGCCCGGAGGTCAGGCAGCTTCAACTGAAAAGATTGAAAACTATCCTGGATTCCCGGATGGGATCAACGGATATGAACTTATGAATTCATTTCATAAGCAAG from the Desulfosporosinus sp. Sb-LF genome contains:
- a CDS encoding UPF0182 family protein produces the protein MHRFFKFFVGLILLIGLLTASSGLFEDWLWFKDLGYTQLFWTPLLSKSLFQAVNGTILFIFIAGTLFSIRHSIVTFVNERLRLRLRLVQDMNRPVLSLSQRRVTIWLLVISAVVSFGVSFVAGFTGWLDVLSFTQASSFGQVDPIFGKDLSFYFFKLPFLKTLFNAFFGPLFLLALFTAIFYVVTGVIRFHSSKLWRSGAVEMGAGARRHLALLIGILFALKAFGYYLNIFQLLYSAHGHVVGAGYTDLTATLPALKILIVISVFGFILACISLRFKDSRLLTVPIISIFATGIVLYGILPAFLQSFVVIPNELNKEQPYIQHELDLTRFGYGLDRITEISYPGNTPITLSTLKDDQGTLNNIRLNDTRPMLQTYTQKQGIRLYYKFNDIDIDRYMVNGDYRQVMMGPREISTPDLDPKAQTFVNMRFKYTHGYGVAASFANAVTSEGLPSFAIKDVPPTSEFPEFKMAEPRIYYGERTNDWVVADTSVKEFDYPQGDTNAETSYQGKTGIQLTPLNKLMLSLRHGTFRFYLAKEVTSNSKMLVYRNIKERVQKLAPFLSYDSDPYMVIDSGRLKWIIDAYTTSNALPYSNEFSDQGFNYIRNSVKVIVDANDGTVDFYSVDPKDPVLKTYSKIFPDVFKDLASMPSSLKSHLRYPETLFNVQSNMLRTFHMTNSSVFYNKEDAWDIAKELFDAKPQNVAPYYTIMKIPGEDKPEFVLMLPFTPASSASNTRNNMVSWMAARMDGEHYGELLLYKLPKNIEIDGPLQIESRIDQDPEISKQLSLWDQKGSSVVRGNLLALPIGGNFLYVEPIYLQSDKGGSIPEMKRIVLAYQDHLVMSDNLGSALTQLFGEGTPQPTTPGQSAPTPVSPPSAESPTKALNTTNLTSIIDQMNQMRTLLDSLETQLKALKSSPSPSS